The genome window atttaataACATTTAACTACATACTGCCGCATATTTAGAGTATCATGCCAAACGATGTAAATATATAGTTATTAAATTGTAAATagatttattgaaaaaaattaaataatactaTACCCAGAAATGCCCAAACGTTTATGTTCTGTTTTCCTAATTTTAGACCAGCAACATTATGGAAAGACTCTGCAATATTGTTAGTGCGTACTGGGCAATTGTACACGCTTACTTGCGGTGCCTTTTTTAACCAATTAGTTCGCATGTAAGTCATAAATAAAAGAACATTGGGAAAATTACTTGCTATATTGTCTGCCTCTtcttgtataattaatatggctTCTTGAAACTTTGTTTCAGGTACTAAAGCCAGAGACATTGCCATACGCACAACCGTATTAGGTACATTAGTCAAACCAAGCTTGCGCCACTTTCGAAGAATAGCCTGCAATATATGTATGACAAAAAATGTAGTTTTCTATAATAGACAAAATTGTAATATGTATATAATGGTTGATTCTTATAAGGACCCGACAACAATGACAAAAACTCAGTTGTGTTGCTCTAAAAATAAAGATTGATTTTTATTATGCGAAAAGGGGAGATATTTACAATATGTACATACTTAATGCTTacctaaaaataaagaaacgacaattaaagtttttttattgCGTTATCAGTTTCTTTTTATAACTCTACTTATTCCTATAAATCTACCCAGTCTCACTTCTCattacatatatcttctctactGCCGTGAAGATAGTCATTGACCTATCAATACGGCGCGAAAGattaaattaaagaaatacgTTTTCTTTACATCACCCCCCTTTAGGGGAGAAAATTTTCTAACAAACTTTTCGTTATGcagataatat of Halictus rubicundus isolate RS-2024b unplaced genomic scaffold, iyHalRubi1_principal scaffold0099, whole genome shotgun sequence contains these proteins:
- the LOC143363702 gene encoding uncharacterized protein LOC143363702 isoform X2, with amino-acid sequence MAMSLALVPETKFQEAILIIQEEADNIASNFPNVLLFMTYMRTNWLKKAPQVSVYNCPVRTNNIAESFHNVAGLKLGKQNINVWAFLEKIRDLLMDQELDLNSLQNGVASRKPRTRENISRRKNIAKAQAEFDTGR